Proteins from a single region of Pseudomonas quebecensis:
- the rlmB gene encoding 23S rRNA (guanosine(2251)-2'-O)-methyltransferase RlmB: protein MSLEKIYGVHAVEALLRHHPKRVKQVWLAEGRSEPRVQALVELANENRVAIGQAERREMDAWVEGVHQGVVADVSPSQVWGEAMLDELLDRTEGAPLLLVLDGVTDPHNLGACLRSADAAGALAVIVPKDKSATLTPVVRKVACGAAEVIPLVAVTNLARTLEKLQQRGLWVVGTAGEAEVSIYDQDLTGPTILIMGAEGKGMRRLTREHCDYLVHLPMAGSVSSLNVSVATGVCLFEAQRQRGAKKAVASRKS, encoded by the coding sequence ATGAGTCTGGAAAAAATCTACGGCGTCCACGCCGTAGAAGCACTGCTGCGGCACCATCCAAAGCGCGTCAAACAGGTATGGCTGGCGGAAGGTCGCAGCGAACCGCGCGTACAGGCACTGGTCGAGTTGGCCAATGAAAACCGCGTCGCTATCGGCCAGGCCGAACGCCGCGAGATGGATGCGTGGGTCGAAGGTGTTCATCAGGGTGTAGTTGCGGATGTCAGCCCAAGCCAGGTTTGGGGCGAGGCAATGCTTGACGAGTTGCTCGATCGTACCGAAGGTGCACCGCTGCTTCTGGTGCTGGACGGCGTGACCGACCCGCACAACCTCGGCGCCTGCCTGCGTTCGGCGGACGCCGCCGGCGCGTTGGCGGTGATTGTGCCTAAGGACAAGTCGGCAACCCTGACGCCGGTGGTGCGTAAAGTGGCCTGCGGCGCGGCGGAAGTGATTCCACTGGTGGCCGTGACCAACCTGGCGCGCACCCTGGAGAAACTCCAGCAGCGCGGCCTTTGGGTCGTGGGTACGGCAGGGGAGGCCGAAGTCAGCATTTATGACCAGGACCTCACCGGCCCGACCATCCTGATCATGGGCGCCGAAGGCAAAGGCATGCGCCGCCTGACCCGTGAGCATTGCGATTACCTGGTGCATCTGCCGATGGCCGGCAGCGTCAGCAGCCTCAACGTATCGGTCGCGACCGGCGTGTGCTTGTTCGAAGCCCAGCGTCAGCGTGGGGCCAAAAAGGCAGTCGCTTCGCGCAAGTCGTAA
- a CDS encoding ABC transporter permease, translating into MNPSLPAARGFLRPRRKRPSIWLLLPVLLLVGLSLLPLAYVGLKAWQAGWAQAVHLLWRPYVFGLLRNTLALMVGVTVACGLIGLSLAWLLERSNLPGRRLWGVILCLPFAVPAFVSSFTWVSLSADFEGLGGAILVMSLSKYPLVFLPVAATLRNLDPSLEESARTLGMNRWGVFVRVTLPLLWPSLLAGALLIALHMLVEFGALSIIGLQTFTTAIYQQFELEFSNANAAMLSAVLLVMCLTLLWLELRVRGKGRHVRIGQGAARHAEPVKLGKWAPLGQVYCLALAIIGSGIPLGMLGYWLAVGSSAAFPVAEISEALLSSLALSLGGAALCLVLAVPVGLLVVRYKGQLAIWAERLPYLLHALPGLVIALTLVYFALHYVPVLYQTSALLLIAYALLFLPLAQAPIRTALNKAAPQLEEAARTLGASSFGAFCRVTLPIIFPALGAAFALVFLDAMKELTATLLLSPTGLNTLATAVWAHTSNVEFAAAAPYAALLIVVSGLPVYLLTTRMYLSR; encoded by the coding sequence ATGAACCCTTCGCTCCCCGCCGCGCGCGGGTTTTTGCGCCCTCGGCGCAAGCGCCCTTCGATCTGGTTGCTGCTGCCCGTGCTGCTACTGGTCGGCCTGAGCCTGCTGCCACTGGCGTATGTCGGACTGAAGGCCTGGCAAGCAGGCTGGGCGCAAGCGGTGCATCTGCTGTGGCGGCCCTACGTGTTCGGGCTGCTGCGCAATACCCTGGCACTGATGGTCGGGGTGACCGTCGCCTGCGGCCTGATCGGCCTGTCGCTGGCCTGGCTGCTGGAGCGCAGCAACCTGCCCGGACGACGCCTCTGGGGCGTGATCCTGTGCCTGCCGTTTGCTGTCCCGGCGTTCGTCAGCAGCTTCACGTGGGTGTCGTTGAGCGCCGACTTCGAAGGCCTGGGCGGGGCGATCCTGGTGATGAGCCTGTCCAAATATCCGCTGGTGTTCCTGCCGGTGGCGGCGACCCTGCGCAACCTTGACCCGTCGCTGGAAGAATCGGCGCGCACCCTGGGAATGAATCGCTGGGGCGTGTTCGTGCGCGTCACACTGCCGTTGTTATGGCCTTCGCTGCTGGCCGGGGCGCTGCTGATCGCACTGCATATGCTGGTAGAGTTCGGTGCCTTGTCGATCATCGGCCTGCAGACATTTACCACCGCGATCTATCAGCAATTCGAACTGGAATTCAGCAATGCCAACGCCGCGATGCTCTCGGCGGTGCTGCTGGTGATGTGCCTGACCCTGCTGTGGCTGGAGCTGCGCGTGCGCGGCAAAGGCCGACATGTGCGCATCGGTCAAGGCGCGGCGCGCCACGCCGAACCGGTCAAACTGGGCAAGTGGGCGCCGCTGGGCCAGGTGTATTGCCTGGCGCTGGCGATCATTGGCAGCGGCATTCCGTTGGGGATGCTCGGCTATTGGCTGGCCGTGGGCTCGTCGGCGGCATTTCCGGTGGCCGAAATCAGCGAAGCGCTGCTGTCCTCCCTGGCGCTGTCGCTGGGCGGTGCGGCGCTGTGCCTGGTGCTCGCGGTGCCGGTCGGACTGCTGGTGGTGCGCTATAAAGGCCAACTGGCGATCTGGGCGGAACGCTTGCCCTACCTGCTGCACGCCCTACCTGGGCTGGTGATTGCGCTGACGCTGGTGTACTTCGCTCTGCACTATGTACCAGTGCTGTACCAGACCTCGGCGTTGTTGCTGATCGCGTATGCGCTGCTGTTCCTGCCGCTGGCCCAGGCGCCGATCCGCACCGCGCTGAACAAGGCGGCACCGCAACTGGAAGAGGCCGCTCGCACGCTGGGGGCATCGTCATTCGGCGCATTTTGCCGGGTGACCCTGCCGATCATCTTCCCGGCATTGGGCGCAGCGTTCGCACTGGTATTTCTCGACGCCATGAAAGAACTGACCGCGACGCTGCTGCTCAGCCCAACCGGGTTGAACACATTGGCGACAGCCGTATGGGCGCATACCTCGAATGTGGAATTCGCGGCGGCGGCGCCTTATGCAGCGCTATTGATCGTGGTGTCGGGACTGCCGGTCTATTTGCTCACGACGCGGATGTATTTGAGTCGCTGA
- the rpsR gene encoding 30S ribosomal protein S18, with protein MARFFRRRKFCRFTAEDVKEIDYKDLNTLKAYVSETGKIVPSRITGTKARYQRQLATAIKRARFLALLAYTDSHGR; from the coding sequence ATGGCACGTTTCTTCCGTCGTCGTAAATTCTGCCGCTTCACCGCTGAAGACGTGAAAGAGATCGATTACAAAGATCTCAACACTCTGAAAGCCTACGTATCCGAGACCGGCAAAATCGTTCCAAGCCGTATCACCGGTACCAAAGCACGTTATCAGCGTCAGCTGGCCACCGCTATCAAGCGCGCCCGCTTCCTGGCCCTGCTGGCCTACACCGACAGCCACGGCCGCTGA
- the dnaB gene encoding replicative DNA helicase, which produces MNDISAPEQYDLQTAALKVPPHSIEAEQAVLGGLMLDNNAWERVLDQVSDGDFYRHDHRLIFRAIAKLADQNSPIDVVTLAEQLDKEGQTSQVGGLGYLGELAKNTPSVANIKAYAQIVRQRATLRQLIGISTEIADSAFNPEGRTAEEILDEAERQIFQIAEARPKTGGPVGVNELLTKAIDRIDTLFNTDAAITGISTGYTDLDEKTSGLQPADLIIVAGRPSMGKTTFAMNLVENAVLRSDKTVLVYSLEMPGESLIMRMLSSLGRIDQTKVRSGQLEDDDWPRLTSAVNLLNDRKLFIDDTAGISPSEMRARTRRLVREHGDIALIMIDYLQLMQIPGSSGDNRTNEISEISRSLKALAKEFNCPVVALSQLNRSLEQRPNKRPVNSDLRESGAIEQDADVIMFVYRDEVYHPETEHKGIAEIIIGKQRNGPIGFIRLAFIGKYTRFENLAPGSYNFDDDE; this is translated from the coding sequence ATGAACGATATTTCCGCTCCTGAGCAATACGATCTGCAAACCGCTGCCCTGAAGGTGCCGCCGCATTCCATCGAGGCCGAACAGGCCGTGCTCGGTGGCTTGATGCTGGATAACAACGCCTGGGAACGCGTGCTGGATCAAGTCTCGGACGGTGATTTCTATCGTCATGACCACCGCCTGATCTTCCGCGCCATCGCCAAGCTGGCCGACCAGAACTCACCGATCGACGTGGTGACCCTGGCCGAGCAATTGGACAAGGAAGGCCAGACCTCCCAGGTCGGCGGCCTCGGTTACCTGGGCGAGTTGGCCAAGAACACGCCGTCGGTCGCCAACATCAAGGCCTATGCGCAGATCGTTCGCCAGCGCGCCACGCTGCGTCAGTTGATCGGCATCAGCACCGAAATTGCCGACAGCGCCTTCAACCCCGAAGGCCGCACCGCCGAAGAAATTCTCGATGAGGCCGAGCGCCAGATCTTCCAGATCGCCGAAGCCCGGCCGAAAACCGGCGGCCCGGTAGGCGTCAACGAGCTGTTGACCAAGGCCATCGACCGGATCGACACCTTGTTCAACACCGATGCGGCCATCACCGGTATTTCCACCGGCTACACCGACCTTGACGAGAAAACCAGCGGCCTGCAACCGGCCGACTTGATCATCGTGGCCGGCCGTCCTTCGATGGGTAAGACCACCTTTGCGATGAACCTGGTGGAAAACGCCGTGTTGCGCAGCGATAAAACGGTGCTGGTGTACTCCCTTGAGATGCCAGGCGAATCGCTGATCATGCGTATGCTCTCGTCCCTGGGCCGCATCGACCAGACCAAGGTACGTTCCGGCCAATTGGAAGACGACGACTGGCCGCGCCTGACCTCGGCGGTCAACCTGCTCAACGACCGCAAGCTGTTTATCGATGACACGGCGGGCATCAGCCCTTCCGAGATGCGGGCGCGTACCCGACGCCTGGTCCGCGAGCATGGCGATATCGCGCTGATCATGATCGACTACCTGCAGTTGATGCAGATTCCAGGGTCCAGCGGCGATAACCGCACCAACGAAATTTCCGAGATCTCCCGTTCCTTGAAAGCCCTGGCCAAGGAATTCAACTGCCCGGTGGTGGCGCTGTCCCAGCTCAACCGCTCCCTGGAACAACGCCCCAACAAACGTCCGGTGAACTCCGACTTGCGGGAATCCGGAGCGATCGAGCAGGACGCCGACGTGATCATGTTCGTGTACCGCGACGAGGTGTATCACCCCGAAACGGAACACAAAGGCATTGCCGAGATCATCATCGGCAAGCAGCGTAACGGCCCGATCGGCTTTATCCGCTTGGCGTTCATCGGCAAGTACACGCGCTTCGAGAACCTCGCGCCGGGTAGCTATAACTTCGACGACGACGAGTAA
- the rplI gene encoding 50S ribosomal protein L9 gives MQLILLEKVANLGNLGDKVNVKAGYGRNYLLPYGKATAATAANLAAFEERRAELEKAAADKKASAETRAAQLAELEVTITATAGDEGKLFGSIGTHDIADALTASGVEVQKSEVRLPNGTIRNVGEFDVAVHLHAEVEATVRVVVVAA, from the coding sequence ATGCAACTGATCCTTCTGGAAAAAGTCGCCAACCTGGGCAACCTGGGCGACAAAGTGAACGTTAAGGCCGGCTACGGTCGTAACTACCTGCTGCCATACGGCAAAGCCACCGCTGCAACCGCTGCCAACCTGGCGGCGTTTGAAGAGCGTCGCGCTGAGCTGGAAAAAGCCGCAGCAGACAAAAAAGCTTCGGCCGAAACTCGCGCTGCCCAACTGGCTGAGCTGGAAGTGACCATCACTGCCACCGCCGGTGATGAAGGCAAGCTGTTCGGTTCGATCGGCACCCACGACATCGCTGATGCACTGACCGCCTCCGGCGTTGAAGTGCAGAAGAGCGAAGTTCGTCTGCCGAACGGCACCATCCGCAACGTAGGCGAATTCGACGTAGCCGTGCACCTGCACGCCGAAGTTGAAGCCACCGTACGCGTTGTCGTGGTAGCAGCTTAA
- a CDS encoding extracellular solute-binding protein: MMIRDTRPKTSLLRGLTITLLGLTLLSPTAFAADKVSLTLYNGQHKEVGDELAKAFEAKTGIHVNVRKGSSNQLASQVVEEGERSPADVIYTEESPPLNKLGEQGLLAKIDASTLDVLPKDYVGGNGDWMGVTARTRVVAFNPKLIAEKDLPKSVLDFAGPEWQGKVGFVPTSGAFQEQAVAIIKLHGHEAAEEWLTGLRAFGKVYSNNMVALKAVENGEVATVLVNNYYWFALKKEKTHLDSQLHYFTDGDAGGLITVSSAAALKSSKHPKEAQQLLAFMASEEGQRVITNTSAEYPLRKGMQSNRGLKPFSELQPPKVTPADLGNAEEALDLEREVGLN, encoded by the coding sequence ATGATGATCCGCGATACCCGTCCCAAGACATCCCTTCTGCGTGGCCTGACCATCACTCTGCTCGGCCTGACCCTGCTCTCCCCCACCGCCTTCGCCGCCGACAAGGTTTCCCTGACCCTGTACAACGGCCAACACAAAGAAGTCGGCGACGAACTCGCCAAGGCCTTCGAAGCCAAGACCGGCATCCACGTCAATGTCCGCAAAGGCAGCAGCAACCAACTGGCCAGCCAGGTGGTTGAGGAAGGCGAGCGTTCGCCGGCCGACGTGATCTACACCGAAGAATCGCCCCCTCTGAATAAACTGGGCGAACAAGGCCTGCTGGCCAAGATTGACGCCAGCACGCTGGATGTATTGCCCAAGGATTACGTGGGCGGCAACGGCGACTGGATGGGCGTGACAGCACGCACTCGCGTCGTAGCCTTCAACCCCAAGCTGATCGCCGAGAAAGACCTGCCCAAGTCAGTGCTGGATTTCGCCGGCCCAGAATGGCAAGGCAAAGTCGGCTTCGTCCCCACCAGCGGTGCGTTCCAGGAACAAGCCGTGGCAATCATCAAGCTGCACGGTCACGAGGCTGCCGAAGAATGGCTCACCGGCCTGCGCGCGTTCGGCAAGGTGTACAGCAACAACATGGTGGCACTGAAGGCTGTAGAGAATGGCGAAGTGGCCACCGTGCTGGTGAACAACTATTACTGGTTCGCCTTGAAGAAGGAAAAAACTCACCTCGACTCCCAGCTGCACTATTTCACTGATGGCGACGCTGGCGGCTTGATCACCGTGTCCTCCGCAGCGGCGTTGAAGTCGAGCAAACACCCCAAAGAAGCCCAGCAATTGCTGGCTTTCATGGCCAGCGAAGAAGGCCAGCGCGTGATCACCAACACGTCCGCTGAATACCCACTGCGCAAAGGCATGCAGTCCAACCGTGGACTCAAACCGTTCAGCGAACTGCAACCGCCGAAAGTCACGCCTGCCGACCTGGGCAATGCTGAAGAGGCCCTGGACCTGGAACGTGAAGTTGGCTTGAACTGA
- the rpsF gene encoding 30S ribosomal protein S6, producing MRHYEIIFLVHPDQSEQVGGMVERYTKLIEEDGGKIHRLEDWGRRQLAYAINNVHKAHYVMLNVECTGKALAELEDNFRYNDAVIRNLVIRREEAVTGQSEMLKAEENRSERRERRDRPEHEGADSADSDDSDNSDNADE from the coding sequence ATGCGTCATTACGAAATCATCTTTTTGGTCCACCCGGATCAAAGCGAGCAAGTCGGCGGCATGGTTGAGCGTTACACCAAGCTGATCGAAGAAGACGGCGGCAAAATCCACCGTCTGGAAGATTGGGGCCGTCGTCAACTGGCCTACGCAATCAACAATGTTCACAAGGCTCACTACGTGATGCTGAACGTTGAGTGCACTGGCAAGGCCCTGGCCGAGCTGGAAGACAACTTCCGCTACAACGATGCAGTGATCCGTAACCTGGTCATCCGTCGCGAAGAAGCCGTCACCGGCCAATCCGAGATGCTCAAGGCTGAAGAAAACCGCAGTGAGCGCCGTGAGCGTCGCGACCGTCCTGAGCACGAAGGCGCTGATAGCGCTGACAGTGATGACAGCGACAACAGCGATAACGCTGACGAGTAA
- a CDS encoding methyl-accepting chemotaxis protein — translation MSAVLSLLQSRLLRPVFVTLGIALLVQVLVAVALTRSTVTALEADLGSRLGIDSQKLSNELAQAGKEVTSSLDSLSSSTRQRLTSGLSSRLQAEQKQLRATLEKDLQDSANDMAQLLASVAPRAMWDSDVPTLSEFARRAQRNPNVLFVVYDDAAGEHLTRYLNRENPINKALLEKGQGDRALDKVLNAARNDPSVYYVEASISPNGVEIGKVLMGVSTASVEADLQALDKRFAALIASGDQLVGDSLKGAAADSAAAMGARLQSAQATATQMTANTSSVVQEAAGTLRWRIGMGLALVGLAVLLLIAVVLGRRVVNRLKLLIAAMDDLAAGEGDLTKRVQINSKDEIGAMASAVNRFVDKLQPIVREAGDVAQRTGVEIGAMSLRNAGADAAAGLQRDEVAESLRALSQMADEAQAESHAMQAALQQVVDIRQATEQNSRTSAEVGSLIEALAGQVEAGSHVIERLAQQSEQIEVVLTVIHGIAEQTNLLALNAAIEAARAGETGRGFAVVADEVRALASKTQSSTGDIQAHIVALQQGAREAVETIGKAGRQASEGLLVLRDSMRLQQTVQASVEQVHAAIGLATRAAEHQAQGAHAVRGRVEVIHAQAERAAQAVVETTASGKVLDGLAAQLKASLGQFRA, via the coding sequence ATGTCTGCCGTTCTTTCATTGTTACAAAGCCGTTTGTTGCGGCCGGTGTTCGTTACCCTAGGTATCGCTCTTTTGGTGCAAGTGTTGGTGGCCGTCGCGCTGACGCGGAGCACCGTCACAGCGTTGGAGGCCGATCTAGGCAGTCGCCTGGGGATCGACAGTCAAAAATTGTCGAACGAGCTGGCGCAGGCCGGCAAGGAAGTCACCTCCAGTCTCGACAGTCTGTCGTCCAGTACGCGCCAGCGCCTTACCAGCGGTTTGTCTTCGCGCTTGCAGGCAGAACAGAAGCAACTGCGTGCGACCCTGGAAAAAGACCTGCAGGATTCCGCCAATGATATGGCGCAGTTGCTGGCATCGGTCGCCCCACGCGCCATGTGGGACAGCGATGTGCCTACGCTGTCCGAGTTTGCCCGTCGGGCCCAGCGCAATCCCAATGTATTGTTCGTGGTCTATGACGACGCGGCCGGCGAGCATTTGACGCGGTACCTGAATCGCGAAAATCCGATCAACAAGGCGTTGCTGGAAAAAGGCCAGGGCGATCGCGCCTTGGACAAGGTCCTCAACGCCGCCAGGAATGATCCGTCGGTGTACTACGTCGAGGCGTCCATCAGCCCTAATGGTGTAGAAATCGGCAAGGTGCTCATGGGGGTGTCCACCGCTTCGGTGGAAGCCGACTTGCAGGCGCTGGATAAGCGTTTTGCCGCCCTGATCGCCAGCGGTGACCAGCTGGTGGGTGACAGTCTCAAGGGCGCCGCGGCTGACAGTGCGGCCGCGATGGGCGCCAGGCTGCAATCGGCGCAGGCTACCGCCACCCAGATGACGGCCAATACCTCCAGTGTCGTGCAGGAAGCGGCCGGGACGTTGCGTTGGCGCATCGGCATGGGCCTGGCGCTGGTAGGGCTTGCGGTTCTGTTGCTGATTGCCGTGGTGCTCGGGCGACGCGTGGTCAATCGCCTCAAGCTGTTGATCGCCGCCATGGACGATCTGGCCGCAGGCGAGGGTGATCTGACCAAGCGAGTGCAGATCAACAGCAAGGACGAAATCGGCGCCATGGCTTCGGCGGTCAATCGCTTTGTGGATAAGTTACAGCCGATCGTGCGCGAGGCGGGTGATGTGGCTCAACGTACCGGCGTGGAAATCGGCGCCATGAGCTTGCGCAATGCCGGTGCCGATGCGGCGGCGGGCTTGCAGCGTGACGAAGTGGCCGAGAGTCTGCGCGCACTGTCGCAGATGGCTGACGAAGCCCAGGCGGAAAGCCACGCGATGCAGGCAGCACTGCAACAGGTGGTGGACATTCGCCAGGCCACCGAGCAGAACTCGCGCACCTCTGCCGAGGTCGGCAGTTTGATTGAGGCGCTGGCAGGTCAGGTCGAGGCCGGTTCGCACGTGATCGAGCGCCTGGCGCAGCAGAGCGAGCAGATCGAGGTGGTGTTGACGGTGATTCATGGCATTGCCGAGCAGACCAACCTGCTGGCGCTTAATGCGGCCATCGAGGCGGCGCGTGCCGGCGAGACCGGGCGCGGGTTTGCGGTAGTGGCGGACGAGGTGCGTGCCCTGGCCAGCAAAACCCAAAGCTCGACCGGTGATATTCAGGCTCATATCGTGGCGCTGCAACAGGGTGCCCGCGAGGCGGTGGAAACGATCGGCAAGGCCGGCCGTCAAGCCAGCGAAGGCTTGCTGGTGCTGCGCGACAGCATGCGTCTGCAGCAAACGGTGCAGGCTTCGGTGGAACAGGTGCACGCGGCAATCGGACTGGCCACCCGGGCCGCCGAGCATCAGGCCCAGGGCGCCCATGCGGTCCGCGGGCGGGTCGAGGTGATTCATGCCCAGGCCGAGCGTGCCGCCCAGGCGGTGGTGGAAACCACTGCCAGCGGCAAGGTGCTGGATGGGTTGGCGGCGCAGTTGAAGGCGAGTCTGGGGCAGTTTCGGGCTTAG
- the rnr gene encoding ribonuclease R, whose translation MADWQSLDPEAAREAEKYENPIPSRELILAHLADRGSPASREQLVEEFGLTTEDQLEALRRRLRAMERDAQLIYTRRGTYAPVDKLDLILGRIAGHRDGFGFLIPDDGSDDLFMSPAQMRLVFDGDRALARVSGLDRRGRREGVIVEVVSRGHETIVGRYFEEGGIGFVVPDNPKVQQEVLITPGRNASAKVGQFVEVKITHWPTPRFQPQGDVIEVVGNYMAPGMEIDVALRTYDIPHVWPEAVVKEARKLKPEVEEKDKEKRIDLRHLPFVTIDGEDARDFDDAVYCEAKPGKLRLFSGGWKLYVAIADVSSYVKIGSALDNEAQVRGNSVYFPERVIPMLPEELSNGLCSLNPKVDRLAMVCEMTISKTGEMTDYQFYEAVIHSQARLTYNKVSTILETPKTSEAKALRTEYAGVVPHLKQLYALYKVLLGARHVRGAIDFETQETRIIFGSERKIAAITPTTRNDAHKLIEECMLAANVATAEFLKKHEIPALYRVHDGPPPERLEKLRAFLGELGLSLHKGKEGPTPKDYQALLASIKDRPDYHVIQTVMLRSLSQAVYSADNQGHFGLNYEAYTHFTSPIRRYPDLLTHRAIRSVIHSKMNTPHVKRAGAMSIPKARIYPYDEATLEQLGEQCSMSERRADEATRDVVNWLKCEFMKDRVGESFPGVITAVTGFGLFVELTDIYVEGLVHVTALPGDYYHFDPVHHRLAGERSGRSFRLGDTVEVQVMRVDLDERKIDFGMPDKPAEPAGRKKRGIETAAPASKGKGAPAKAVATEPAPAKAGRRSSTKDKAPEAYRPSDAAAKNAELRKSRELKQQLLNEAKSGGKAASGGKSQGAEKPSSKPSKHRKGPPKAGSAPAKSGGSRKPKAKS comes from the coding sequence ATGGCCGATTGGCAGTCCCTCGATCCCGAGGCCGCTCGTGAAGCGGAAAAATATGAAAACCCTATTCCTAGCCGCGAACTGATCCTGGCGCATCTCGCCGATCGAGGTTCGCCTGCTAGCCGCGAGCAGTTGGTTGAAGAGTTCGGTCTGACCACCGAAGACCAGCTCGAAGCCCTGCGCCGCCGCCTGCGCGCCATGGAGCGCGACGCTCAACTGATCTACACCCGCCGCGGCACTTATGCGCCGGTGGACAAGCTCGACCTCATCCTCGGCCGCATTGCCGGCCACCGTGACGGTTTCGGCTTCCTGATCCCCGACGACGGCAGTGACGACCTGTTCATGAGCCCGGCGCAAATGCGCCTGGTGTTCGATGGCGACCGTGCCCTGGCGCGCGTCTCCGGCCTTGACCGTCGCGGTCGCCGTGAAGGCGTGATTGTCGAAGTGGTGTCCCGTGGTCACGAGACCATCGTTGGGCGTTACTTCGAAGAAGGCGGCATCGGCTTTGTTGTGCCGGACAACCCCAAGGTGCAGCAGGAAGTGCTGATCACCCCTGGCCGTAATGCCAGCGCCAAGGTCGGTCAGTTCGTCGAGGTGAAAATCACCCACTGGCCAACCCCGCGCTTCCAGCCTCAGGGTGATGTCATCGAAGTGGTCGGCAACTACATGGCTCCTGGCATGGAAATCGACGTCGCGCTGCGGACCTACGACATTCCTCACGTCTGGCCTGAGGCCGTGGTGAAGGAAGCACGCAAGCTCAAGCCGGAAGTGGAAGAGAAGGACAAAGAGAAGCGCATCGACCTGCGCCATCTGCCGTTCGTCACCATCGATGGTGAAGATGCCCGCGACTTCGACGATGCGGTCTACTGCGAAGCCAAGCCCGGCAAGCTGCGTTTGTTCTCCGGTGGCTGGAAGCTGTACGTGGCGATCGCCGACGTTTCCAGCTACGTGAAGATCGGCTCGGCCCTGGACAACGAAGCCCAGGTGCGCGGCAACTCGGTGTACTTCCCTGAGCGCGTGATCCCGATGCTGCCGGAGGAATTGTCCAACGGCCTGTGTTCGCTGAACCCGAAAGTCGATCGTTTGGCCATGGTGTGCGAGATGACTATCTCGAAAACCGGCGAAATGACCGACTACCAGTTCTACGAGGCGGTCATCCATTCCCAGGCCCGACTGACCTATAACAAGGTCAGCACCATCCTGGAGACGCCGAAGACCAGCGAAGCCAAAGCCCTGCGTACCGAGTACGCCGGCGTGGTCCCGCACCTCAAGCAGCTGTATGCGCTGTACAAGGTGCTCTTGGGCGCACGTCATGTGCGTGGCGCGATCGACTTTGAAACCCAGGAAACCCGGATCATCTTCGGTTCCGAGCGCAAGATTGCGGCGATCACACCGACGACCCGTAATGACGCACACAAGCTGATTGAAGAATGCATGCTGGCCGCTAACGTGGCCACCGCTGAGTTCCTGAAAAAGCACGAGATTCCTGCGCTGTACCGTGTGCACGATGGCCCGCCGCCGGAGCGCCTGGAAAAACTGCGCGCGTTCCTCGGCGAGCTCGGCCTGTCCTTGCACAAAGGCAAGGAGGGGCCGACGCCGAAGGACTACCAGGCCTTGCTGGCCAGCATCAAGGACCGTCCGGATTACCATGTGATCCAGACCGTGATGCTGCGCTCCCTGAGCCAGGCGGTATACAGCGCCGACAACCAGGGCCACTTCGGCCTGAATTACGAGGCGTACACCCACTTCACTTCGCCGATCCGTCGTTACCCGGATCTGCTCACGCACCGCGCTATCCGCAGCGTGATCCATTCGAAGATGAACACCCCGCACGTCAAGCGCGCCGGTGCCATGAGCATTCCAAAGGCACGGATCTATCCGTACGACGAAGCGACCCTGGAACAGCTGGGCGAGCAGTGTTCCATGAGTGAGCGCCGCGCCGACGAAGCCACGCGCGACGTGGTGAACTGGCTCAAGTGCGAGTTCATGAAAGACCGCGTGGGCGAATCGTTCCCGGGCGTGATCACCGCCGTGACCGGTTTTGGTCTGTTCGTCGAGCTGACGGACATCTATGTCGAGGGCCTGGTGCACGTCACTGCCTTGCCGGGCGATTATTACCACTTCGATCCTGTGCATCACCGCCTGGCGGGCGAGCGCAGCGGTCGCAGTTTCCGCCTGGGCGACACCGTGGAAGTGCAGGTCATGCGCGTCGATCTCGATGAGCGCAAGATCGACTTCGGCATGCCTGACAAACCGGCCGAACCGGCGGGTCGCAAAAAGCGTGGCATTGAAACCGCTGCACCTGCTTCCAAAGGCAAAGGGGCGCCAGCGAAAGCCGTGGCCACCGAGCCTGCGCCAGCCAAGGCTGGTCGTCGCTCCTCCACCAAGGACAAAGCGCCCGAAGCCTACCGCCCAAGCGATGCAGCAGCGAAAAACGCCGAGCTGCGCAAGAGCCGTGAGTTGAAGCAGCAGTTGCTTAACGAAGCCAAAAGCGGTGGTAAAGCGGCGTCTGGGGGAAAGTCCCAAGGGGCCGAAAAGCCGTCGAGCAAGCCGAGTAAACACCGTAAAGGCCCGCCCAAGGCGGGTTCGGCCCCCGCGAAAAGCGGCGGGTCGCGCAAACCTAAGGCCAAGTCATGA